Genomic window (Streptomyces cadmiisoli):
GGCGTGCGGCGCCCGACCCCGCAGGGCGACCGCGCCGTGCGCTACGCCGTGCGCCAGCTGGGCAAGCCCTACGAGTGGGGCGCCGAGGGACCGCGGTCGTTCGACTGCTCGGGGCTGACCTCGCAGGCTTGGGAGGCCGCCGGGACACCGATCCCGCGCACCAGCCAGGAGCAGTGGGCGCGGCTGAAGCGGATCCCGCTGCGGTCCCTGCGGCCCGGTGACCTGGTGGTGTACTTCCGGGAGGCCACGCATGTGGCGCTGTATCTGGGTGACGGAATGGTGGTGCAGGCACCGCGGCCCGGTGCCCGGGTGAAGGTCTCGCCGATCGCCGCCAACCCGATCCTGGGCGCGGTCCGCCCGGACCCCACCGCCCGGCCGCTGAGCCGCTACATCGCGCCGAGACTCCCCGCCGGAGCCATGACGGGCTCACACGAGGGCTACGCCTCGACCACCCCTCCACCCCGACCCAGCTGACCCCCGAGGGGGCGTCCAGCACGCCCCCACCCCACAGGGGCGCGGGGAACTGCGCGACCGACCCCTACGGCCCGGCACCCGAAAAACGCCCCGCAGCCCACCCCCGCCAGGGGCGCGGGGAACTGCGCGAACTGCGCGACCAGCCCCCACACCCCCGCACGCGAAGAACGCCCCCGAGCGGACGCTCAGCCCCCCGCAACCTCCCCCAGAAACGCCTCCGTCTTCCCGGGCTCATAGAAGAAGTTCTCGAAGTCGGCCGGGTCGTTGAACCCGTTGGCGAACCGATCAGCCACAGGCTGAAGCTGCCCGGCCGCCCCGATCAGGTTGAGAATGTGCTCCGGCGGCGGAGCCAGCATCGCGTTCGTCCACTTGGTGACATGCCGCGCCGTGTCCCAGTACCGGTCGAACGTCGCCCGCATCCACTCCTCGTCGAACTCCTTCTCCCCGCGCTCGAGGATCGACGCGAGGTACGCGGCGGCGCACTTGGACGCCGAGTTGGAGCCCTGCCCGGTGATCGGGTCGTTGGCGACGACCACGTCGGCGACACCGAGGACCAGGCCGCCGCCGGGCAGCCGGCCGACGGGGTTGCGGACGGTGGGGGCGTAGCGCCCGGAGAGCGTGCCGCCGGCGTCGGTCAGCTCCACCTTGGTGGCCCGCGCGTACTCCCAGGGAACGAACTTCTCCATGAGCTCAAGGGTCAGGGAGAGGTGCTCCGCGGGGTCCTTGACGCCGTTGAAGACGTCCAGCGGGCCACCGGGTACGCCCTCCCAGAACAGGATGTCGGCACGGCCGGAGGTGGTGAAGGTCGGCATGATGAACAGCTCGCCGACGCCGGGCACCAGGTTGCAGCGGACCGCCTCGAACTCCGGGTGCTCCGGACGCGGGCCGAGCCCGTGGACGTAGGCGACGGCCAGGGCGCGCTGCGGCTCGCTGTACGGCGAGCGGTCGGCGTCGCGGCCGAACATCTGCACGAGTTCGCCCTTGCCCGCGGAGACGAGGACGAGGTCGTACGTGCGGGAGAAGTAGTCGAGGTCGCCCACGGCAGCGCCGTGGATGACGAGCTGGCCGCCGCGCTGCGCGAAGGTCTCCATCCAGCCGGCCATCTTCACCCGCTGGTCGACCGACTGCGCGTATCCGTCGAGCCGGCCCACCCAGTCGATCACGCGCTGCGTGGGGCCCGGGTCGTGCGAGCCGGGCGCGGCGACCGAGACGCCGAGGCCCTCGATCCTCGGGGCCTGGGACTCCCAGAAGTTCAGCTGGAGATCGCGCTCGTGCTGGAGCGCGGTGTGGAACATGCACTGCGTCGACATGACCCGGCCCGAGCGGATCTCGTCCGCCGTCCGGTTGGACATCAGGGTGACCTCGTACCCGTGCGACTGGAGGCCGAGGGCGAGCTGGAGTCCGGACTGGCCGGCTCCGACGACGAGTATCTTCCGCATGCGGGTGGTGTCTCCTACGACTACTGGACGACTCGGGGCTACTCGGGGGTCACTCGGGCGTTTCCTCGAGCGCGTGGCCCACCAGGGCCAGCAAGGTCTCGATCACCGAGATCCGACGCCGCGCATCCATGACCATGACAGGTATGTGCTGCGGGATCGTGAGGGCTTCGCGCACGTCGTTCGGCTCGAACAGCTCGGTGCCGTCGAAGTGGTTGACCGCGACGACGTACGGCAGACCGCAGCTCTCGAAGTAGTCGAGCGCCGGGAAGCAGTCCTTCAGCCGGCGGGTGTCGGCCATCACCACCGCGCCGATGGCGCCGCGCACCAGGTCGTCCCACATGAACCAGAACCGCTGCTGGCCGGGTGTGCCGAACAGGTAGAGCACCAGGTCGTCGTCGAGCGTGAGCCGGCCGAAGTCCATGGCCACGGTGGTGGTCAGCTTCTCCGGTGTGGCCGTGAGGTCGTCGGTGTCCTCACTGGCCTGGGTCATCAGCGCCTCGGTCTGGAGCGGTGTGATCTCCGAGACCGCGGTGACCAGCGTGGTCTTGCCCACGCCGAAGCCGCCCGCGACGACGATCTTCGTGGCGACCGGAGCGCGACTGCGGTCCGTCTGCCAGGACTTGAGCTCCTCGTCGGACTCGACGAGTGCGGACACGCCGAAGGAGGAGTCGGCGTCAGAGACGACGGAGTCCACTCAGCACCCTTTCCAGCAGTGCGCGGTCCGGCCGGCCCGTGCCGTGCGCGGTCCCGGTTCCGTACACACGGATCTTTCCCTGGTCCGCGAGGTCGCTCAGGAGCACCCGGACCACGCCGAGCGGCATCTTCAGCAGCGCGGCGATCTCGGCCACCGTACGCATCCGGCGGCACAGTTCGACGATGGCCCTCATCTCCGGCATGACCCGGGTGGTGAGGGAGCCGTTCGTCAGTTCCTTGCGCTCCTCGGGCGCGTCCAGCGCCGCGGTGCTCGACACGAACGTCTCGACCAGCAGCACGTGCCCGAAGCGGGTACGGCCGCCGGTCAGCGAGTAGGGGCGCACCCGGGCGGGCCTGCGGTCACCGCCGCGCACGGGAAGCTTCTTGGGCGTACTGCTCATCGGTCACTCCCCGTAGGTTCGGACTCCAGGGATTTTCGGAGCTCGCTGCGGAGTTCGGGCGTCAGGACGTGGCCGGCACGGCCGACGAACAGCGCCATGTGGTACGCCACGACGCTCATGTCGCAGTCCGCTGAGCCGTGCACGCCGAGCAGCGAGCCGTCGCTGATCGACATCACGAACAGGCTGCCCTCGTCCATGGCCACCATGGTGTGCTTGACCCCGCCGGAGTCCATCAGCTTCGACGCGCCGATGGTCAGGCTGCCGATGCCGGAGACGATGGTGGCGAGGTCGGCGGAGGAGCCGCGCGGGCCGGAGGGGGTGTCCTCGCGGGACTTGCGGGCCTCCTCGTTCCGGCCGGAGTCGGAGGAGAGCAGCAGCAGACCGTCGGAGGAGACCACCGCGACCATGAGGAGGCCGGGCACCTCCTCGACGAGGTTCGTCAGCAGCCAGTGCAGATTGCGGGCCTCACTGCTCAGTCCGAAGGTACTGGGCGCGGTCAACTGCTTGCCTCCTCGACGGTGCCCCCCGTGGCTTCCTCGGCTTGTGCGTGTGCGCTCGCGGTCCCGGCCGCGTCCGGCGTGCCGGTCCCGGGCGCCCGCTCGGCGATCTCCGCCTCGACGTCCCGGCGACCGGCCTCCGCCCCCCGGCGGAAGCCGCCGAGGCGGCGACGCAGCGCCTCGGCGTCGACGGATCCGCTGCGCGGCTTGGGCGCCGCGGCCGGTGCGGTGATCTTCGGGGTGCGCTTGGGCAGCCCCTTGTCGGTGACGGGCCCGTCCCCCTCGTCGGGGACGCGTTCATGGCTGTCGGGGCCGATGGCGTAGGGATCGGCGGGCGGCTCGGTGCCGGCCTCGCCGGTGGTGTACGCCGTGGCCGCGGCCGGCGGCGCGGAGGCCTGCTCGGGGAGGAAGAGTTCCATCGTGGTCTCGGCGGGCGCCTCGGGCGGGGGCGCCGTCCGCCGCGGCGGAGCGCTCCGCCGCACGTGCTCCCCGGTCTCCGCGGTCTCGGCGGTCTCCCGGCCCTCGTGCCCGGCGTCCTCCGCCGCCCGCTGCTCCGCGGGCTCGGTCTCTTCCGCGGCCCGCTCCCGGACGGCCTTCTCCGCCAGTGCGACCAGCGGGTCCTCGCCCTTGGCCCGGCCGCGCAGGACGTTGGAGTTGGCCTCGGCGTCGGCGCCCGGCAGGGAGACGGCGTAGGTGCCGTCGGAGGGCGACGAGGCGGCCGGAACGGCGGTGCCCGGCACGGCGGCCAGGAGTGTGTCGGGCAGCACGACGACGGCCGCGATCCCGCCCTGCTTCTGCTCGCGCAGCTGGACCCGCACCCCGTGCCGGTGGGCGAGCCGGGCGACGACGTACAGGCCGAGCCCGAGCCCGTCCTCGCCCTCCTGGTCGTAGGTGGCCTCGGGGTCGAAGTCGGCGAGACGGCCGTTGAGGCGGCTCATCCGCTCCTCGGTCATGCCGATGCCCTCGTCCTGGACGGAGAGCATGACCTCGCCGTTCTCCAGGAGCCAGCCGGAGACCTCCACCGGCAGGTCCGGCGGGGAGAACGCGGTGGCGTTCTCCATGAGTTCGGCGAGCAGGTGCGACAGGTCGTCGGCGGCGAACCCGGCGATGTGCGCGTGCGGCGGCAGGGCGGCGATCCGGACCCGCTCGTAGCGCTCGATCTCGCTGACCGCGGCCCGTACGACGTCGACCATCGGCACGGACCCGGCGTGCTGCTGGACGTGCTCGGCTCCGGCCAGCACCAGCAGGTTCTCGCTGTGCCGGCGCATGACGGTGGCGAAGTGGTCGAGCTTGAACAGGGTGGCGAGCCGGTCGGGGTCCTGCTCGCGCTCCTCCAGGCCCTCGATGACGCCGAGCTGCCGCTCGACCAGGCCGAGGGTGCGCAGCGCGAGGTTGACGAAGGTGCCGCCGATGCTCTCGCGCAGCCGCTCCAGCTGGGCGGCGGACTCCGCGAGTTCGGTGCGCAGTTCCTCGCGGGCGTCGGCCATCTTCTGCCGCTGCCCGACCAGGTGCCTGCGGTCGGACTCCAGTGTGGTCAGGCGTTCGTGCACCGAGACGGCCTGCGCGTGCAGGGCGTTGACGGAGCGGACCACCTGCGCGAACTCGTCGTTGCGGCCGGTGAACTTCACCGGCTCCGCGGCGGACGGGTCCTCGGCGCCGGCCAGCCGGGCCGAGCCGATCCGCAGCACGGCGAGCGGGCGGGTGAGGCTGCGGGCCATACCGGTGGCGACGCCGACGGCGAGCAGCATCAGCGCGCCGAGGATCGCGATCCGGATCTCCAGCTCGGTGACGTCGTCGTCGCGCAGCGCCTCCAGGTCGTCGACGCGGCGCTCGTAGAGCGCGGACTCGACGCCGCGCATGGTGTCGACGCGGGCGGAGAGGGCGGCGCCCAGCCGCTCGCGGTTGGTGCCGAGTTCGGCGTCGGAGAGGGTGGGCGCGTCGGTGAGCGCGGCGAGGTACTTGTCCGCGGAGTTGACCTCGGGGCCGGTGACCGTGGAGTCGTAGGAGGCGCGCGCGGCCTTGGTCGCGGTGTCCTGGAAGTCGGCCAGGGCCGCCTCGGAACGCAGCCGGGCCTGCATGGCGGCCGCGGTGAGGGCGGCGCGCTGCTTGGTGTCGGCCTCCGTGGAGACGGTGGTCTCGGTCGGCAGCCCGGTGATCGGGTCGATGACCGTCTGGGTGGTGCGGGGCACGTTGAGCGCGGCGAGCAGCAGTCCGCGGGTGGCGGACGCCTGCTGCACGGCGGTGTCGAGCTCGGCCAGCGCGTACGCGCCGGAGCCCGCACGGGGCGGCAGCTGCTCGGCCAGTTCCTCGGCGAGCCGGTGCAGTTCGTCGATGGCGTCGGAGTAGGCCTCGTGCGCTTCGAGGGCGGTGCTCTTCCCGGTCAGCGCCGCCCTGCGCACGGACGCGATCTCGTCGAGGCCGGCCCGCAGCGAGGCGGGGGTCCCGGTGTCGGCGCGCAGTTCCTCCACCTGCCGGTCGACCCGCGCGCTGCGCTGCTCGGAGGGCGCCTGGGCCTTGGGGCGGCCCGCCGCGATGTAGGGGGTGACCTCGTCGCGTTCGTCGGCGAGCGAGTGCGCGAGGACCAGGGCGTCCTTGGTCTGCCCGGCCAGCGTCACCAGGTTCTGGCTGTCGCTCAGCTGCTCCGAGGCGGCGATGACCGAGGGGGTTCCGGCCCCGGCGATGGCGGCGGCCACCACGGCGACCGCCACGACGAGCCGATTGCGTACCTTGGTCGGACGGCCCCTGCCGACAGGGGGATGCTCCGCGCCCCCCTCGGAGGCCGTCTGCTTGCCTGTGCGCCGAGGCCTCGTCTTCTGCACCGGTGCTCGCATTCCTGACTCGTGTACCCATGGGCCCGGGTGACGTCCCGTCAACTGGTGTCCACACCCGGTGCGGTTCCGGTCCCCGACCCTCCCAGTGCCGGTGGGCGGTGATCATGCATCGGCTGACCCGCCACCCGAAGGAGTGAACATCGGAGGGGAGTTGGCGGGCAAGTTCCCGGCCGGCGCGCGTCGGCGCCGCACGGCGGGCCGGTTGGACTCGGACGGCGGGCTTTGGCAGTATTCGCCGCCACGTCTTCCCGGACTCCACCATTCCTGCCCAAATCCGGCGTCTGACCTGCGACGGTACGGCTGCTCGGCAACCGATCGCCCCCTACGGCGAACCTTGTGAAGGCCTCGTGCAGACTGGCCGGATGCGCACGGAACTTGTTTCGGAGCCGGGCGACCCGGCCCGCCCCAACGAGGACTTCGCGGGTGTCGGACTACCCGCCTGCGGACAGGGCGGTTCGCTCGTCGTGCTGGACGGGGTGACTCCGCCGAGCGGCGGGACGGGCTGTGTGCATTCCGTTCCCTGGTACACCGCGCGCCTCGGCGGGGCACTGACCGAACTGACCGTTTCACTCCCGGATGTGCCGCTGGCCGAGGCCCTGGCCCGCGGCATCACGCGGACCGCCGAGGCACACCGGGCCACCTGTGACCTTTCTCACCCGCGCACCCCGCAGGCAACCGTGGTCCTCGTCCGCTGGTCCGGGGGCGGCGTCGAGTACCTCGTCCTGTCGGACTCGGCCCTCCTCGTCGAGTCCCCCGACGGCACGGTCACCCCGTACCTCGACGACCGCCTGTCCCGGCTGCCGCGCGCGAGCCTGGCCACCGACGCCCTGATCGACACCACGCTGCGCAACAAGGAGGGCGGCTTCTTCACCGCGGCGGCCGATCCCTCGGTCGCCGGACGGGCGGTGACGGGGGTCCTGCCGCGCGCGGAGGTGCGAGCGCTGGCCGCGCTCACGGACGGGGCGGCCCGCTGGACGGAGAAGTTCCGGGAGGGCGACTGGACCGACCTGTTCGGCTTCGTCCGCAAGCAGGGTCCGCGGGCACTGGTGGACCGGGTGCGGGCGCTGGAGACGGCCGACGCCCAGGCGCGCGCGCATCTGGGCCGCAGCAAGACCCACGACGACGCGACGGTCGTCTACGTGGAGCCGTGACCGCGCCGGGCGGACCCGCCCGGCCGGTGCCCTACTTCTCCATCCCGGCGTTCAACTGGTGGAGCAGCCGGGCGAGTTCGGCGACCTCGCAGCGGTCCCAGTGGTCGAGCTTGCTGACGTAGCGCGCCCGGCGGGCCTCCCGGACCCGCTGCACCCGCGTGCGCCCCTCGTCGGTGAGGTGCACCAGCCAGGCGCGGCCGTCCGCCGGATCGGGTTCGCGGGCGACCAGGCCGAGGTCCTCCAGGGCACGCAGCTGACGGGACATGGTGGCCTTGCCGACACCGATGTAGGCGGCGAGTTCGGTGGCCCGCTGCCGGCCGCACTCGTCGAGCCGGACGAGCAGCCCGTAAGCGGCCGACTCCAGGTCGGGGTGGACCTCGCGGGCCATCTCGCCCTGGTTGGCGCGGGCCCGCCGCAGGAACACGGTCAGCTCGCGCTCCAGATCCAGGAACTCCTGGTCCACTTCGGTCGGCGACACACCGGATGCGCCCAGGTGTCCGTCGCCGTTTCCGTCCTCGTGCACGTCAGTCCCCTGCTCCGGTTTCCCGATCCTGAAAGTCCTCGCCGGCCGTCGGCATCGCCGCAGCGTGGTCAGTATTTCGCAGGCGGGCACCCTCGGCAGCGCCCGGAGCCGTCCGCTCCGCCCCTGCGCCGCGTCGGCCGGCCCCTCGTACGACCCTCGTACGCCCCGTCGGCCCGCCCTCCGTACGACCCTCGTGTGCCCGTCGCCCGCGCCCGCCCTCGCCCGCCCTCGCCCGGCCCGCCGTACGGCGAAGGCCCGGGCCTCCCTCACGGGACCCGGGCCTCCACTGTCCGATCACGTCCGTCACGCCGCGACCGGAACCTCCGGCGCCGCGCCGTTCGTGGCCGGCGACAGCGCCAGTTCCAGGACCTGCCGGACGTCGGTCACGGCGTGGACGTCGAGCTTGTCCAGCACCTCGGCCGGGACGTCGTCCAGGTCGGGCTCGTTGCGCTTGGGGATGATCACGGTCGTGACACCCGCGCGGTGCGCGGCGAGCAGCTTCTGCTTCACGCCGCCGATGGGCAGGACGCGACCGGTCAGCGACACCTCACCGGTCATCGCCACATCGGTGCGCACCGGCCGGCCGGAGAGCAGCGAGGCCAGCGCGGTCGTCATGGTGATGCCCGCGCTCGGGCCGTCCTTCGGCACCGCGCCCGCCGGGAAGTGGATGTGCACGCCCCGGTCCTTCAGGTCGGCGACCGGCAGTTCGAGCTCGGCGCCGCGGCTGCGCAGGAAGCTCAGCGCGATCTGCGCCGACTCCTTCATCACGTCGCCCAGCTGACCGGTCAGGGTCAGTCCCGCGCCGCCGGTCTCCGGGTCGGCCAGCGACGCCTCGACGAACAGGACGTCTCCGCCGGCGCCGGTCACCGCCAGTCCGGTCGCGACACCCGGCACCGCCGTACGCCGCTCGGCCGGGTCCTGGGCGGACTCGGGCACATGGTGCGGCCGGCCGATCAGAGCGCGCAGGTCGCCGTCCGTGACGGTGAACGGCAGCTCCCGCTCGCCCAGCTCGTGCTCGGCGGCCACCTTGCGCAGCAGCCGGGCGACGGACCGCTCCAGGTTGCGCACACCCGCCTCGCGCGTGTACTCGCCGGCCAGCTTGCGCAGCGCGCTCTCGTCGAGCGTCACCTCGTGCTCGGCCAGCCCGGCGCGCTCCAGCTGGCGCGGCACCAGGTGGTCACGGGCGATGACGACCTTCTCGTCCTCGGTGTAACCGTCCAGCCGGACCAGCTCCATACGGTCGAGCAGGGCCTCCGGGATGGCCTCCAGGACGTTGGCGGTGGCGAGGAAGACGACGTCGGACAGGTCGAGTTCGACTTCCAGGTAGTGGTCGCGGAAGGTGTGGTTCTGCGCCGGGTCGAGCACCTCGAGGAGGGCCGCGGCGGGGTCGCCGCGGAAGTCGGAACCGACCTTGTCGATCTCGTCCAGGAGCACCACCGGGTTCATGGAACCGGCCTCCTTGACCGCGCGCACGATCCGGCCCGGCAGCGCGCCGACGTAGGTACGCCGGTGACCGCGGATCTCGGCCTCGTCGCGGACGCCGCCGAGGGCGACGCGCACGAACTTGCGGCCCATGGCGTGCGCCACCGACTCACCGAGGCTCGTCTTTCCGACGCCGGGCGGGCCCACCAGCGCGAGCACGGCACCGCCGCGCCGCCCGCCGACGACACCCAGGCCCCGGTCGCTGCGCCGCTTGCGCACCGCCAGGTACTCGGTGATCCGCTCCTTGACGTCCTCCAGACCCGCGTGCTCGGCGTCCAGGACCGTCTTGGCGCCCCGGATGTCGTACGCGTCCTCGGTCCGCTCGTTCCAGGGCAGTTCGAGCACGGTGTCGAGCCAGGTGCGGATCCAGGAGCCCTCCGGCGACTGGTCGCTGGCCCGCTCCAGCTTGTCGACCTCCTTGAGAGCGGCCTCACGGACCTTCTCGGGCAGGTCGGCGGCCTCCACGCGGGCGCGGTAGTCGTCGGACTCCTCGCCCTCCTGCTCTCCGTTCAGCTCGCGCAGTTCCTTGCGGACGGCTTCCAGCTGGCGCCGCAGCAGGAACTCGCGCTGCTGCTTGTCGACGCCCTCCTGGACGTCCTTGGCGATGGTCTCGGCGACGTCCTGCTCCGCGAGGTGGTCGCGCAGCTGCCGGGTGGCGAGCTTCAGCCGGGCGACGGGTTCGGCCGTCTCCAGCAGTTCGATCTTCTGGTCGAGGGTGAGGAAGGGCGAGTACCCGGAGTTGTCGGCCAGGGCCGACACGTCGTCGATGGCCTGCACCCGGTCGACGACCTGCCAGGCGCCGCGCTTCTTCAACCAGGCGGCGGCGAGCGCCTTGTACTCCTTGACCAGCTCGGAGACGTGCCCGGGCAGCGGCTCCGGCACGCTCTCGTCGATCCGGGTGCCCTCGACCCACAGGGCCGCGCCCGGCCCGGTCGTCCCGGCGCCGATCCGCACGCGTCCCCGGCCCCGGATCAGGGCTCCGGGGTCGCCGTCGGCGAGCCGCCCGACCTGTTCCACGGTGCCGAGCACACCGGTGCCCGCGTACGTCCCGTCGATCCTGGGCACCAGCAGGACCCTGGGCTTTCCGGGCTCGGAGCGGGCAGCGGCCTGCGCTGCCTCCACCGCGGCCCGCACATCGGCGTCGCTCAGGTCCAGCGGGACCACCATTCCGGGCAGCACGACCTCGTCGTCGAGCGGCAGCACGGGCAGGGCGAGCGGTGTGAACGCCGTGGACTCAGCAGCCATGATCTCCCCTTCGGCAGTCAAGTTGAGTTATGCCGACTCAATGCTCGTGAGCCGCCGAATGTTCCCCGGGACTCGTTCGCTCTGAGCGATCGGGCCGCCACAGGCACGCACACCCCGGCCGTCCCCCTGGGCGACACGCCCCTCGCCCTGCTCAGGGCGACACCCCCTCGCCTTGTTCCGTCAACATCCCGTTGGAGAAGTGCCAGGATGGGCCGATGTCCACCACGTACGACATCCCCGAAGTCCTGGACCGTCGTGAGGGCCCCCACGGCGAGGTGGTGCTGCGCCGCCACGGCTCCGTGCTCCAGATCATCGCCAACGGCTGCTTCCTGATGGACACCTCCGACGGCCGGTCCGAGCGGCTGCTGGTCGACGCGGCGCTGAACGCGCTGGACGACCGCCCCGCACCCCGCGTCCTGATCGG
Coding sequences:
- a CDS encoding styrene monooxygenase/indole monooxygenase family protein codes for the protein MRKILVVGAGQSGLQLALGLQSHGYEVTLMSNRTADEIRSGRVMSTQCMFHTALQHERDLQLNFWESQAPRIEGLGVSVAAPGSHDPGPTQRVIDWVGRLDGYAQSVDQRVKMAGWMETFAQRGGQLVIHGAAVGDLDYFSRTYDLVLVSAGKGELVQMFGRDADRSPYSEPQRALAVAYVHGLGPRPEHPEFEAVRCNLVPGVGELFIMPTFTTSGRADILFWEGVPGGPLDVFNGVKDPAEHLSLTLELMEKFVPWEYARATKVELTDAGGTLSGRYAPTVRNPVGRLPGGGLVLGVADVVVANDPITGQGSNSASKCAAAYLASILERGEKEFDEEWMRATFDRYWDTARHVTKWTNAMLAPPPEHILNLIGAAGQLQPVADRFANGFNDPADFENFFYEPGKTEAFLGEVAGG
- a CDS encoding GTP-binding protein; this encodes MDSVVSDADSSFGVSALVESDEELKSWQTDRSRAPVATKIVVAGGFGVGKTTLVTAVSEITPLQTEALMTQASEDTDDLTATPEKLTTTVAMDFGRLTLDDDLVLYLFGTPGQQRFWFMWDDLVRGAIGAVVMADTRRLKDCFPALDYFESCGLPYVVAVNHFDGTELFEPNDVREALTIPQHIPVMVMDARRRISVIETLLALVGHALEETPE
- a CDS encoding DUF742 domain-containing protein, coding for MSSTPKKLPVRGGDRRPARVRPYSLTGGRTRFGHVLLVETFVSSTAALDAPEERKELTNGSLTTRVMPEMRAIVELCRRMRTVAEIAALLKMPLGVVRVLLSDLADQGKIRVYGTGTAHGTGRPDRALLERVLSGLRRL
- a CDS encoding roadblock/LC7 domain-containing protein; amino-acid sequence: MTAPSTFGLSSEARNLHWLLTNLVEEVPGLLMVAVVSSDGLLLLSSDSGRNEEARKSREDTPSGPRGSSADLATIVSGIGSLTIGASKLMDSGGVKHTMVAMDEGSLFVMSISDGSLLGVHGSADCDMSVVAYHMALFVGRAGHVLTPELRSELRKSLESEPTGSDR
- a CDS encoding sensor histidine kinase, translated to MQKTRPRRTGKQTASEGGAEHPPVGRGRPTKVRNRLVVAVAVVAAAIAGAGTPSVIAASEQLSDSQNLVTLAGQTKDALVLAHSLADERDEVTPYIAAGRPKAQAPSEQRSARVDRQVEELRADTGTPASLRAGLDEIASVRRAALTGKSTALEAHEAYSDAIDELHRLAEELAEQLPPRAGSGAYALAELDTAVQQASATRGLLLAALNVPRTTQTVIDPITGLPTETTVSTEADTKQRAALTAAAMQARLRSEAALADFQDTATKAARASYDSTVTGPEVNSADKYLAALTDAPTLSDAELGTNRERLGAALSARVDTMRGVESALYERRVDDLEALRDDDVTELEIRIAILGALMLLAVGVATGMARSLTRPLAVLRIGSARLAGAEDPSAAEPVKFTGRNDEFAQVVRSVNALHAQAVSVHERLTTLESDRRHLVGQRQKMADAREELRTELAESAAQLERLRESIGGTFVNLALRTLGLVERQLGVIEGLEEREQDPDRLATLFKLDHFATVMRRHSENLLVLAGAEHVQQHAGSVPMVDVVRAAVSEIERYERVRIAALPPHAHIAGFAADDLSHLLAELMENATAFSPPDLPVEVSGWLLENGEVMLSVQDEGIGMTEERMSRLNGRLADFDPEATYDQEGEDGLGLGLYVVARLAHRHGVRVQLREQKQGGIAAVVVLPDTLLAAVPGTAVPAASSPSDGTYAVSLPGADAEANSNVLRGRAKGEDPLVALAEKAVRERAAEETEPAEQRAAEDAGHEGRETAETAETGEHVRRSAPPRRTAPPPEAPAETTMELFLPEQASAPPAAATAYTTGEAGTEPPADPYAIGPDSHERVPDEGDGPVTDKGLPKRTPKITAPAAAPKPRSGSVDAEALRRRLGGFRRGAEAGRRDVEAEIAERAPGTGTPDAAGTASAHAQAEEATGGTVEEASS
- a CDS encoding protein phosphatase 2C domain-containing protein yields the protein MRTELVSEPGDPARPNEDFAGVGLPACGQGGSLVVLDGVTPPSGGTGCVHSVPWYTARLGGALTELTVSLPDVPLAEALARGITRTAEAHRATCDLSHPRTPQATVVLVRWSGGGVEYLVLSDSALLVESPDGTVTPYLDDRLSRLPRASLATDALIDTTLRNKEGGFFTAAADPSVAGRAVTGVLPRAEVRALAALTDGAARWTEKFREGDWTDLFGFVRKQGPRALVDRVRALETADAQARAHLGRSKTHDDATVVYVEP
- a CDS encoding MarR family winged helix-turn-helix transcriptional regulator is translated as MHEDGNGDGHLGASGVSPTEVDQEFLDLERELTVFLRRARANQGEMAREVHPDLESAAYGLLVRLDECGRQRATELAAYIGVGKATMSRQLRALEDLGLVAREPDPADGRAWLVHLTDEGRTRVQRVREARRARYVSKLDHWDRCEVAELARLLHQLNAGMEK
- the lon gene encoding endopeptidase La, producing MAAESTAFTPLALPVLPLDDEVVLPGMVVPLDLSDADVRAAVEAAQAAARSEPGKPRVLLVPRIDGTYAGTGVLGTVEQVGRLADGDPGALIRGRGRVRIGAGTTGPGAALWVEGTRIDESVPEPLPGHVSELVKEYKALAAAWLKKRGAWQVVDRVQAIDDVSALADNSGYSPFLTLDQKIELLETAEPVARLKLATRQLRDHLAEQDVAETIAKDVQEGVDKQQREFLLRRQLEAVRKELRELNGEQEGEESDDYRARVEAADLPEKVREAALKEVDKLERASDQSPEGSWIRTWLDTVLELPWNERTEDAYDIRGAKTVLDAEHAGLEDVKERITEYLAVRKRRSDRGLGVVGGRRGGAVLALVGPPGVGKTSLGESVAHAMGRKFVRVALGGVRDEAEIRGHRRTYVGALPGRIVRAVKEAGSMNPVVLLDEIDKVGSDFRGDPAAALLEVLDPAQNHTFRDHYLEVELDLSDVVFLATANVLEAIPEALLDRMELVRLDGYTEDEKVVIARDHLVPRQLERAGLAEHEVTLDESALRKLAGEYTREAGVRNLERSVARLLRKVAAEHELGERELPFTVTDGDLRALIGRPHHVPESAQDPAERRTAVPGVATGLAVTGAGGDVLFVEASLADPETGGAGLTLTGQLGDVMKESAQIALSFLRSRGAELELPVADLKDRGVHIHFPAGAVPKDGPSAGITMTTALASLLSGRPVRTDVAMTGEVSLTGRVLPIGGVKQKLLAAHRAGVTTVIIPKRNEPDLDDVPAEVLDKLDVHAVTDVRQVLELALSPATNGAAPEVPVAA